The Raphanus sativus cultivar WK10039 chromosome 2, ASM80110v3, whole genome shotgun sequence DNA segment CACGGAGGCTATACCATAAATTCCAACTCtctttttcagaaaaataaaataaaatttccaaGTGTTATCATGGTGtgttcatttatttaattaaccACAGGTGTGTCCACTAATAATGTAAACTTGGGAATGAATCAACGAATTGGTGCATATACATATTAACCGGCAAGATATATATCCTTtaacaaagaaacaaagaagaaaataatatacAGAAAACCAATATGCATATAAACATTTGAGATGTTGACAAAAGAAGATTCATTTGAGATGTGTTTGCCATTTATCCAAATTAAAGACCAAAATCTATATTGGACCATTGGAATCTCCTCCACTTATTTCCTGTAAGATTTGTCTTCAACtctttcaaaataattattctcTGCATGATTTAATTCAGTTTTGTCTAGattacaaatatgaaatatatatatatagagagagatatTAGTGTGTGGGTGTGTGTATGTATGCTTAAATGAACTTTCTATGCTGTAAATTTTTAACTTTATTCTGTGAAATACTGGATTTAAAACCGGATATATATAGTAAGCATCAGAGTGATCAACTCTGCCTGACTTTTAGGTCATGAAGAAATATGGTTGACCATTCATCCATATTATTTGAAgtaatgaaataatatatttacaatctttttttttttttgaattatacagaggtatcctggccccaccgaagtggtccagactagtcacgtgttgccacatgtcggtcctcaCATACGATCTCATATATTACTTCCATCGCACGTGGAAGCATTTACCATTCATATATTATGATGAACAAAGGCATGTATCGTACAAGAACAATAAATTAGGTATGGAGCAATGGACGTCAAAATAGATCATTGAAACAGAGAAAGTAATTATGGATATGTCCAAAGTGCATCCACGTGATTGTACCTTGTCAACTGTGTGCTTTAACGATTTTATCTCCAATGGCTAAATCTCTAAGCCTTTTATTGCATCCATAGTTCCAAGGAAGTGATGCAACAGAGAAGATATCAAAAACAGTTAAACAAACGgtaagaaacagaaacaaaagagaTGGGAATGGCCATAGTATTTTATGCTTTGGAACTCTCATTTTTTCCTTCTCTGTCTCTTCTTTCGAGTCTTTTCATTTTGTCACTTTGCTTTTAATGGGTTCAACGATCGTGAGACAATATGCAATCAATCGTCTATAAACATATCATGGGGAGGTAGCATTTTGAATTCTGTCGGCGGTACACATATTAGCAAAAATGATTTAACAATGTTCATATAATTGATTTAAACAGCGAGAAATATTACAAAGTGTTTTTATATCAAGTCATCGAACCACGCATAACACAGTATTCTCCATCGAATTTTGGACGATATACCCATACTATGATAACGTGTATTATAATTTCTGCATGTTAACTCTTATAAGGgttttagcaacaaaaaaaagaaactcttATAAGGGACTCATCTTGaagatattatattaaatattttggagCAGGCGTTGAAGATTAGTTAAATCGGTAGCACTGTGGCAGGCGTATAGTGACTCTGATTGACACAACATGGGTCTCCACCCAATTTCGAATAtgtttacttattatttaaCTATTGAGCTGCACCACTATTAAGTAataaatgaaatgaaaacaaacaaaaaatgaagTAATGTAATCCAAAGGAAAAACAGTAGAGAGATTCAAGACTGTTTGCTTTGCTTGATTTGTGAAATGGGTAAAACCCTACAGACACAAACACACATCTTCTTATGTTTTGTCGATTCCCTTCGTCTTTCCATATGATCAATCCCATCACCTCACACTCTATAATTTTCTCTATGCCTAATAGTGTTTGTCCCAGTCTCATATACTTCCACATGTTAATAATGTGTATATTCCGGATGTTAAGTCTGACTAAAACGAAAAAACATGCTATAATTTTTGTGGCCTATAAGTAGAAATTGATCATTGACTTAAAAGTAGACATAATACCTATCATCGCTTTGTAATATATAGATTGCTGATTATTCATTTTAACATTTATCGCAGTGTATCCATTAGTTCTCTTCTACTGCTCAGTTAGTGAAGAGATCTTATTTAGTTTCTTGGTTTCAggtttttctttgaatatttcaTTCAGGGGATATAAGGATGTcatttaaagtaaataaattaccAGCGGTCACTAAATAAATTACCAGTCACTAAATAATTTAATCCTTTGCACTACTGAAACAAGAAACAAGTGAAAATCCACCAGTGATcactaataaataaattaatccTTTTGATAACAAAGTACAGCCAAAATCCAATGTTATGACATAATCGTTAAAACGGCGAAAACGACTGATTATTTGTCCATTATCTATggaacttttttatattttgacatCATCTCATCTCtatggatatatatattatcGATGACAAAAATAAGTATCCAGTATTTTTTTGTGATCAAAAAAAAGTATCCAGTATATTTGTCTGTTTATCAAATCAACAAAGCTCGTATATACCATGTATAATGTATTTACATAGATGCATACGTACGTGTGTGATGTAACTTTCATCCATAAAATTGGTATTTGTCAGAATCGTCTTGAAAATAGGTTTCCGTGCGTTCTGTTTACGATGCGTGTTCTTCTAATCATATTacctttatttttaaaagatttaacTTTCACAATTTGCAAAATCAAAATCCATTATCTATAATAATCAAAAAATCAATTTCGATAACACAAGTTTTATTTGTCTCaaattttaagcaaaaaaatgtttgtttatcTCTGTTATTTGTTAAcatcatatatacatatatatatactataataataaaCATCATCAGAATCAAAATAACGCAGAATTTTTAGAAACTCAGAAGATTACAACTAAAacgtatatacatatatgtacaCAGATACTTTAGAATCTGAAcccaaaaggaaagaaataaaatgtatcGATCAAAAGTAAGGAATTTCTTTAAGGGTTATAGATAGAGTTACCACATTTGCATTTCCAGCTCATTGGTTTGTAATTAGTACTGTCGTCTCCTCTGGTGTAATCAAGATTGATAATCTCAGAGGAAGAAGGAGATTGATGAAGCTTTGTTTGAGGATTAGTAGGAACTTGTATTGCTTCACAGTGTCCACACGCACGACATCTCACTCTCTCGCATCTTGGTGGACTTGATCCTATTAAAcctctcatcatcatcttctggTCTTGATCACCTACCTGTCAAAATTAGTGAcattttcaaaatcaatttaattagaagaaaataaaagagaggAGGTTGAAGAACTATACATTAGTGGTTTCATACGAGTTTGGCTCTGGTCTACCTGAGAATGTCATAAGAAGTAAAAGAAGAATT contains these protein-coding regions:
- the LOC108841314 gene encoding EPIDERMAL PATTERNING FACTOR-like protein 2; its protein translation is MALCSSQLSSFLLILLILNSTHFSPMANGRPEPNSYETTNVGDQDQKMMMRGLIGSSPPRCERVRCRACGHCEAIQVPTNPQTKLHQSPSSSEIINLDYTRGDDSTNYKPMSWKCKCGNSIYNP